Proteins from a genomic interval of Harpia harpyja isolate bHarHar1 chromosome 7, bHarHar1 primary haplotype, whole genome shotgun sequence:
- the NMNAT1 gene encoding nicotinamide/nicotinic acid mononucleotide adenylyltransferase 1, translating into MAMEDPDKKTEVVLLACGSFNPITNMHLRLFELAKDYLHETGKYKVIKGIISPVGDAYKKKGLISANHRVTMAKLATKNSDWVEVDDWESSQSEWLETLKVLRYHHQKLLSPDPTNSLQNAIPLTKPGRKRKQEPNRHDPVKKKNQSPDIKSVPQVKLLCGSDMLESFGIPNLWKLEDITEIVENHGLVCISRAGNSVQKFIYESDILWRHKNNIHLVEEWITNDISSTKIRRALRRGQSVRYLVPDVVQAYIEKNDLYSPESEDRNAEVVLAPLQKHASDSKN; encoded by the exons ATGGCTATGGAAGATCCTGACAAGAAGACTGAAGTAGTACTGCTGGCCTGTGGGTCCTTCAATCCTATTACCAACATGCATCTAAGGCTATTTGAGCTGGCTAAAGACTACCTTCATGAAACAG gaaaatacAAAGTAATCAAAGGAATAATTTCACCAGTAGGTGATGCATATAAGAAGAAAGGTCTGATCAGTGCGAACCACCGAGTAACTATGGCAAAACTAGCTACAAAAAACTCAGATTGGGTGGAAGTTGATGATTGGGAAAGCAGCCAGAGTGAGTGGTTGGAAACACTAAAAGTTTTAAG GTACCATCATCAAAAGCTCTTATCTCCTGATCCCACTAATAGTCTGCAGAATGCTATACCTTTAACAAAGCCAGGACGGAAGAGGAAACAGGAACCAAATAGGCATGAccctgttaaaaagaaaaatcagagtcCAGATATAAAAA gtgtCCCACAGGTTAAACTGCTTTGTGGAAGTGACATGCTGGAATCTTTTGGGATCCCCAATCTGTGGAAGTTGGAGGACATCACTGAAATTGTGGAAAATCATGGCCTTGTATGCATCAGTAGGGCTGGAAACAGCGTTCAGAAATTCATCTATGAATCTGATATTTTGTGGAGACATAAGAATAACATTCACCTTGTGGAAGAATGGATCACAAATGACATTTCCTCCACCAAGATTAGGAGAGCACTGCGGAGGGGCCAGAGCGTTCGTTATCTAGTGCCTGATGTAGTTCAAGcatacatagaaaaaaatgatCTGTATAGTCCAGAGAGTGAAGACAGGAATGCTGAGGTTGTCTTGGCTCCCTTACAGAAACATGCAAGTGATTCCAAGAACTAA
- the RBP7 gene encoding retinoid-binding protein 7 → MPVDFSGTWNLISNDNFEGYMVALGIDFATRKIAKMLKPQKVIKQDGDSFYIHTTSTFRDYSLQFKIGEEFEEDNKGLDNRKCKSLVTWENDKLVCVQTGEKKNRGWTHWLEGDDLHLELHCENQVCKQVFKRA, encoded by the exons ATGCCTGTGGATTTCAGTGGAACCTGGAACCTTATCAGCAATGACAACTTTGAAGGTTATATGGTGGCCTTAG GTATTGACTTTGCAACACGCAAGATAGCAAAAATGCTGAAGCCTCAGAAAGTGATCAAACAAGATGGCGATTCATTTTATATCCATACCACTAGTACATTCAGAGATTATTCACTTCAATTCAAAATTGGAGAAGAGTTTGAAGAAGATAATAAAGGCCTGGATAACAGAAAATGCAAG AGCCTAGTTACCTGGGAAAATGACAAACTTGTCTGTGTCCAGACTGGTGAGAAGAAGAACAGAGGCTGGACTCACTGGCTTGAAGGAGATGACCTCCACCTG GAGCTTCATTGTGAGAATCAAGTATGTAAACAGGTCTTCAAGAGAGCTTGA